In Nomascus leucogenys isolate Asia chromosome 11, Asia_NLE_v1, whole genome shotgun sequence, the following proteins share a genomic window:
- the LOC100581243 gene encoding protein FAM151A-like: MGSQLAGALGTWGRAELGAFPRERRHACREQLSKNQVKWGFAGITCVSVVVTAAIALAITLQRPGCELEACSPEADMLDYLLNLGQISCRDALEVTWYHAANSKKAVTAALNSNITVLDADISVEGLGSADETGAPIMAHPPAVCSDDALEQWLDGVLGSSQKGIKLDFKNIKALGPSLDLLWRLTEWGKVRPPMWINADILKGPDMPISTEVSATQFLALVQEKYPKATLSPGWTTLYVPVFPNGTYTRAMVEKMHELVGVVPQSVTFSVRYSTVWAAQPHSSWLLSQSERYSLTLWQAASDPMWAEGLLYVQDNTAVHQVCDIFESFLLQFEQLASTWQANATWKQMYYTGGSLIPLLQLFEGDGLLDAAPGVQQWSPSQTEGMILLNIGLEGTVAEKPVPTVCAPSGSILRLESCLQQPATHPGHWSIHLQIVEPAALWLSLALLACLSSLGLLHRPVWMGAKISHGSFSVLGHMAGRELLIAVAEVLPHVTVAPGWTEEAVGGGHREQLLTDMLELCQGLWQPVSFQMQARPRGHSMAGAVARLPASSPGATVTVEHSAARGDYASERTALLGARAVDRTQIYYRLPQGYHKDLLANVGRN; the protein is encoded by the exons ATGGGATCCCAGCTTGCAGGAGCCTTGGGGACTTGGGGTCGTGCGGAGTTGGGGGCGTTCCCCAGGGAGCGTCGTCATGCCTGCAGGGAGCAGTTATCGAAGAATCAGGTCAAGTGGGGGTTTGCTGGCATTACCTGTGTTTCTGTAGTGGTCACTGCCGCGATAGCCCTTGCCATCACCTTGCAGCGGCCAGGCTGTGAGCTGGAGGCCTGCAGCCCCGAGGCTGACATGCTGGATTACCTGCTGAACCTGGGCCAGATCAGCTGCCGAGATGCCCTGGAGGTCACCTGGTACCACGCAGCCAACAGCAAGAAAGCCGTGACAGCTGCCCTGAACAGCAACATCACAGTCCTGGATGCTGACATCAGTGTCGAAGGGCTCGGCTCAGCTGACGAGACAGGAGCTCCCATCATGGCACACCCTCCGGCTGTCTGCAGTGATGACGCACTGGAGCAGTGGCTGGACGGTGTGCTGGGCTCTTCCCAGAAGGGCATCAAACTGGACTTCAAGAACATCAAGGCCTTGGGCCCCTCCCTGGACCTCCTGTGGCGGCTGACAGAGTGGGGCAAAGTCCGGCCGCCCATGTGGATCAACGCTGACATCTTAAAGGGCCCCGACATGCCCATCTCAACTGAGGTCAGTGCCACACAGTTCCTGGCCCTGGTCCAGGAGAAGTATCCCAAGGCCaccctgtctccaggctggacCACCCTCTACGTGCCTGTGTTCCCAAACGGGACGTACACCCGAGCCATGGTGGAGAAGATGCACGAGCTGGTGGGAGTGGTGCCCCAGAGTGTCACCTTCTCTGTGCGGTATTCCACGGTGTGGGCCGCCCAGCCCCACTCCAGCTGGCTGCTGAGCCAATCTGAGAGGTACAGCCTGACGCTGTGGCAGGCTGCCTCGGACCCCATGTGGGCAGAGGGTCTGCTCTACGTCCAGGATAACACTGCTGTCCACCAAGTCTGTGACATTTTTGAGTCTTTCCTGTTGCAGTTCGAGCAGCTGGCCTCTACTTGGCAGG CGAATGCCACATGGAAACAAATGTACTACACGGGAGGCAGCCTGATCCCTCTTCTCCAGCTGTTTGAGGGAGATGGTCTTCTCGATGCTGCCCCAGGGGTACAGCAATGGTCACCCTCCCAGACAGAAGGCATGATCCTGCTGAACATTGGCCTTGAGGGAACTGTGGCTGAGAAGCCCGTGCCCACTGTCTGTGCTCCAAGTGGCAGCATCCTGAGGTTGGAGTCCTGCCTGCAGCAGCCGGCCACACATCCCGGACACTGGAGCATCCATTTGCAAATAGTGGAGCCTGCAGCCCTCTGGCTGTCCCTGGCCTTGCTGGCATGcctctccagccttggcctcttgCATCGGCCTGTGTGGATGGGGGCCAAAATCTCCCATGGGAGTTTTTCAGTCCTTGGCCACATGGCTGGCAGAGAGCTGCTTATAGCTGTGGCTGAGGTCCTCCCCCACGTGACTGTGGCACCAGGCTGGACTGAGGAGGCGGTGGGCGGTGGCCACAGGGAACAGCTGCTCACAGATATGCTAGAGCTGTGCCAGGGGCTCTGGCAACCTGTGTCCTTCCAGATGCAGGCCAGGCCACGGGGCCACAGCATGGCTGGAGCTGTTGCCAGGCTGCCAGCATCCTCCCCTGGGGCTACTGTCACAGTGGAGCACAGCGCAGCTCGGGGCGACTATGCCTCTGAGAGGACAGCGCTGCTGGGCGCCAGGGCTGTAGACAGGACCCAAATCTACTACAGGCTGCCCCAGGGGTACCACAAGGACTTGCTGGCCAATGTTGGCAGAAACTGA